In Flavobacteriales bacterium, one genomic interval encodes:
- a CDS encoding adenylate/guanylate cyclase domain-containing protein has product MILYHHQLRRAVLAIPIMCGISVQCMAQDTIPSPGWLEKVMNDPRVNRPSGQYNLLTSITEEANQGSAFNDAPFYAPAFKDKDAMSRGMVLADSILAAFIRTGNNCGAIAALGARSSIHADRQEYQLALDAELLALKYAVRAQDTLSEIGCLSSLKNFFNRRNLYDEALRMVDRSLALTLALKDSINLPDLYRARVYVLNEAGRNEEALATIRTAQQPVDTSMRSMVNNETWQLTTFEVFIHQRDFVAAYELAASHRPMKDFMVPMWQLMQAQALDSLGRYTEALALFQQALEAAKSFDELEGFEELGELVAELAALHLSTGDAKEAERITRNFLRTVSRNTTTVYDHMAIHKTRSAACAGLGQWQEAFASLAAYDQIADSLENEKEEVNRTKFQLQYIMGQRLLADSLEHKIEMGRTRTAAAIDLTRERNRRNIFLFSGLGLLIFGAVVFRQRGRIQKALHRSDELLLNILPAEVAEELKDNGSALAKQFDSATILFSDFKGFTQASEKLTPQELVEELNTCFKAFDHIITARGIEKIKTIGDAYMCAGGLPDPKTSSPADVVHAALEMQAFMVARKKVRDALGKPAFEMRVGIHTGPVVAGIVGVKKFQYDIWGDTVNTASRMESSGEVGQVNISEATYELVKDVNSDGSMVNGKSRTDTNSAPIHHSPSTIRKPAFTFTSRGKVQVKGKGEMEMYFVEG; this is encoded by the coding sequence ATGATCCTTTACCACCACCAACTACGCAGAGCTGTACTTGCCATCCCGATCATGTGCGGCATCTCGGTGCAATGCATGGCGCAGGATACGATCCCTAGCCCAGGTTGGCTGGAAAAGGTCATGAACGATCCGAGGGTCAACCGTCCGTCCGGGCAGTACAACTTGCTCACATCCATTACGGAAGAGGCAAATCAAGGCAGTGCCTTCAATGATGCGCCCTTTTATGCCCCGGCATTCAAGGACAAGGATGCCATGAGCCGCGGTATGGTATTGGCCGATAGCATACTGGCCGCATTCATCCGCACCGGTAACAACTGTGGTGCCATCGCGGCCTTGGGTGCTCGCAGCTCGATCCACGCCGATCGCCAAGAATACCAACTCGCGTTGGACGCTGAACTTCTTGCGCTGAAGTACGCTGTGAGGGCCCAGGACACGCTTTCGGAGATCGGTTGCCTTTCGTCCTTGAAGAACTTCTTCAACCGACGGAATCTGTATGATGAAGCATTGCGTATGGTGGACCGGTCCTTAGCCTTGACCCTTGCGCTGAAGGATAGTATCAACCTTCCAGACCTGTACCGGGCCCGGGTGTATGTCCTTAACGAGGCCGGCCGCAACGAAGAGGCCTTGGCAACGATCCGCACTGCACAACAGCCTGTGGATACATCCATGCGATCAATGGTGAACAATGAAACGTGGCAGTTGACAACGTTTGAAGTGTTCATTCATCAACGGGACTTCGTGGCAGCCTACGAACTCGCTGCATCCCACCGACCAATGAAGGACTTCATGGTCCCGATGTGGCAACTCATGCAAGCCCAAGCCTTGGATTCACTCGGCCGTTACACTGAAGCGCTGGCCTTGTTCCAACAGGCCTTGGAGGCAGCCAAAAGCTTCGATGAATTGGAAGGATTCGAGGAACTCGGAGAACTGGTCGCAGAACTAGCGGCACTGCACTTGAGCACTGGCGATGCGAAGGAGGCAGAGCGCATCACGCGCAATTTCCTGCGTACCGTATCGCGGAACACGACTACGGTGTACGATCACATGGCCATCCACAAAACACGTTCCGCAGCCTGCGCAGGCTTGGGGCAGTGGCAAGAGGCCTTTGCATCGCTTGCGGCATACGATCAGATCGCCGACAGCTTGGAAAATGAAAAGGAGGAAGTGAACCGAACAAAATTCCAGTTGCAATACATCATGGGTCAACGTTTGCTCGCGGATAGCCTGGAGCACAAGATCGAAATGGGTCGCACACGAACCGCTGCTGCCATTGACCTTACGCGTGAACGGAACCGTCGCAACATTTTCCTCTTTTCCGGGCTTGGTCTGTTGATCTTCGGAGCCGTGGTTTTCCGACAGCGCGGCCGCATACAAAAAGCACTGCACCGTAGCGACGAACTGTTGTTGAACATCTTGCCAGCGGAAGTCGCTGAGGAATTGAAGGACAACGGTTCTGCTTTGGCCAAACAATTCGACAGCGCTACCATCCTCTTTTCTGACTTCAAAGGATTCACGCAAGCCAGCGAAAAGCTCACACCACAAGAACTCGTAGAAGAGTTGAACACCTGCTTCAAAGCATTCGATCACATCATCACCGCACGCGGCATCGAGAAGATCAAGACCATCGGCGATGCCTACATGTGCGCCGGAGGCTTGCCGGATCCGAAGACCTCTTCACCTGCGGACGTCGTGCATGCCGCGTTGGAGATGCAGGCGTTCATGGTCGCACGAAAGAAAGTACGCGATGCGCTGGGCAAGCCCGCGTTCGAGATGCGCGTGGGGATACATACCGGACCCGTAGTGGCAGGCATCGTGGGCGTAAAGAAATTCCAGTACGACATCTGGGGCGATACGGTAAATACGGCCTCACGCATGGAATCATCCGGCGAAGTGGGGCAGGTGAACATCAGCGAGGCGACGTATGAACTCGTGAAAGATGTGAATAGTGATGGGTCGATGGTGAACGGGAAATCCCGAACCGACACCAATTCAGCGCCCATTCACCATTCACCATCGACCATTCGCAAACCTGCCTTCACCTTCACCTCACGCGGAAAA